In a genomic window of Streptomyces sp. SJL17-4:
- the rpmA gene encoding 50S ribosomal protein L27, whose amino-acid sequence MAHKKGASSTRNGRDSNAQRLGVKRFGGQVVNAGEILIRQRGTHFHPGSGVGRGGDDTLFALQAGSVQFGTHRGRKVVNIVPVA is encoded by the coding sequence ATGGCACACAAGAAGGGCGCATCGTCCACCCGGAACGGGCGCGACTCCAATGCCCAGCGGCTCGGCGTGAAGCGCTTCGGCGGTCAGGTCGTCAACGCGGGTGAGATCCTGATCCGCCAGCGTGGCACCCACTTCCACCCGGGCTCCGGCGTCGGCCGTGGCGGCGACGACACGCTGTTCGCCCTGCAGGCCGGTTCGGTGCAGTTCGGCACCCACCGTGGCCGCAAGGTCGTGAACATCGTTCCGGTCGCCTGA
- the rplU gene encoding 50S ribosomal protein L21, with the protein MYAIVRSGGRQHKVAVGDIVEVDKISTAKVGDTVELSTLLVVDGDAVTSDPWVLAGIKVTAEVVDHHKGAKIDILRYKNKTGYRRRQGHRQQYTAIKVTGIPAAAK; encoded by the coding sequence GTGTACGCCATCGTGCGCAGCGGTGGTCGCCAGCACAAGGTTGCTGTCGGCGACATCGTTGAGGTTGACAAGATTTCCACTGCCAAGGTTGGCGACACGGTCGAGCTCTCGACCCTGCTCGTTGTCGACGGCGACGCCGTGACCAGCGACCCGTGGGTCCTGGCCGGTATCAAGGTCACGGCCGAGGTCGTGGACCACCACAAGGGCGCCAAGATCGACATCCTGCGCTACAAGAACAAGACCGGCTACCGCCGTCGCCAGGGTCACCGTCAGCAGTACACGGCGATCAAGGTCACCGGTATCCCCGCGGCTGCGAAGTAA
- the obgE gene encoding GTPase ObgE, whose protein sequence is MTTFVDRVELHVAAGNGGHGCASVHREKFKPLGGPDGGNGGRGGDVILVVDQAITTLLDYHHSPHRKATNGQPGAGDNRSGKDGQDLVLNVPDGTVVLDKEGNVLADLVGQGTTFVAGQGGRGGLGNAALSSARRKAPGFALLGEPGEARDIVLELKTVADVALVGYPSAGKSSLISVLSAAKPKIADYPFTTLVPNLGVVTAGSTVYTIADVPGLIPGASQGRGLGLEFLRHVERCSVLVHVLDTATLESDRDPVTDLDIIEEELRQYGGLEDRPRIVVLNKVDIPDGQDLADMIRPDLEARGYQVFEASAVARLGLKELSFALAGIVAEARASKPQEEATRIVIRPKAVDDAGFTVTYDEAEDVYRVRGEKPERWVRQTDFNNDEAVGYLADRLNRLGVEDQLMKAGARAGDGVAIGSLENAVVFDWEPTMMAGAEMLGRRGEDHRLEAPRPAAQRRRDREAERDDAQRAFDEFDPF, encoded by the coding sequence ATGACCACCTTCGTGGACCGCGTCGAGCTGCATGTCGCCGCGGGTAACGGAGGCCACGGCTGCGCCTCCGTTCACCGGGAGAAGTTCAAGCCGCTCGGCGGACCCGACGGCGGCAACGGCGGCCGTGGCGGCGATGTGATCCTGGTCGTCGACCAGGCGATCACCACGCTGCTCGACTACCACCACTCGCCGCACCGCAAGGCGACGAACGGCCAGCCCGGCGCCGGCGACAACCGCTCCGGCAAGGACGGCCAGGACCTCGTCCTGAACGTGCCCGACGGCACCGTCGTCCTCGACAAGGAGGGCAACGTGCTCGCCGACCTCGTCGGCCAGGGCACCACCTTCGTCGCGGGCCAGGGCGGCCGCGGCGGCCTCGGCAACGCGGCGCTGTCCTCCGCGCGCCGCAAGGCCCCCGGCTTCGCGCTCCTGGGCGAGCCCGGCGAGGCCCGGGACATCGTCCTGGAGCTGAAGACCGTCGCCGACGTGGCGCTCGTCGGCTACCCGAGCGCCGGCAAGTCCTCGCTGATCTCGGTCCTGTCGGCCGCCAAGCCGAAGATCGCGGACTACCCCTTCACCACGCTCGTCCCGAACCTGGGCGTCGTCACGGCCGGCTCGACCGTCTACACGATCGCCGACGTGCCGGGTCTGATCCCGGGCGCCAGCCAGGGCCGTGGCCTGGGCCTGGAGTTCCTGCGCCACGTCGAGCGCTGCTCGGTCCTGGTGCACGTACTGGACACCGCGACCCTCGAATCGGACCGTGACCCCGTCACCGACCTCGACATCATCGAGGAGGAGCTGCGGCAGTACGGCGGCCTTGAGGACCGGCCCCGCATCGTCGTCCTCAACAAGGTCGACATCCCCGACGGCCAGGACCTCGCGGACATGATCCGACCGGACCTGGAGGCCCGCGGCTACCAGGTCTTCGAGGCCTCCGCCGTGGCCCGGCTCGGCCTCAAGGAGCTCTCCTTCGCCCTCGCCGGCATCGTCGCCGAGGCGCGCGCGTCGAAGCCGCAGGAGGAGGCGACCCGTATCGTCATCCGCCCGAAGGCCGTCGACGACGCGGGCTTCACGGTCACGTACGACGAGGCCGAGGACGTGTACCGGGTGCGCGGCGAGAAGCCGGAGCGCTGGGTCCGCCAGACCGACTTCAACAACGACGAGGCCGTGGGCTACCTGGCCGACCGCCTCAACCGCCTCGGCGTCGAGGACCAGCTGATGAAGGCGGGCGCCCGCGCGGGCGACGGCGTCGCGATCGGCTCCCTGGAGAACGCGGTCGTCTTCGACTGGGAGCCCACGATGATGGCCGGCGCCGAAATGCTCGGCCGCCGAGGCGAGGACCACCGCCTGGAAGCCCCGCGTCCTGCGGCCCAGCGCCGCCGCGACCGCGAGGCGGAGCGGGACGACGCGCAGCGCGCGTTCGACGAGTTCGACCCGTTCTAG
- a CDS encoding glycosyltransferase family 2 protein has translation MSSITSTEVAGKLGVVVIAHNDEALVGDAIRSVLDQGPVVAEVVAVDDGSSDGTARVLDELAALHPRLRVVHRTVNSGGCGTPRNDGFRAVTAPVVIFLDSDDVLPEGAAETLVAAAERHGAPVAVGACVRRELPEGRDVRWQPALYREPAVLETADDLLPLVHDTLCVNKVYDRAFLAEHGIRFPDGRCVYEDFLFTARVLAAAPRVAVVPDTVYIWHVRRATARLSISLDRDGIANWQARIGAHRTAVETFEAAGRKELASACRTKFLEHDLRLYARDLRSHDVAYRTAWWELTRAYLGTFGEGEIAAAAAPARWAARFVLAAEEPRDLERLSRLTADPARLLPPHALSGGGVAVWSEDLPVELDGLDALPLDGLPLLVDGDLRAGATGGAGAGVGGELRFTVRDLYGRLSAAVPRTARVDFLPRGADTPARTARTELTEGAGGWSGRVPAGLTGLAREGRRGGNRGVQLWDVRATVTCADGAVFTTALRLPAERQRRSLVPSSRYGVLLVRQYTTANGSLAVRLAPGVRDGLRAIGAKLRRISRSSH, from the coding sequence GTGAGCAGCATCACGTCCACTGAGGTGGCAGGAAAGCTCGGCGTCGTCGTCATCGCGCACAACGACGAGGCGCTGGTGGGTGACGCGATCCGGTCCGTGCTCGACCAGGGACCCGTCGTCGCCGAGGTCGTCGCCGTCGACGACGGATCGAGCGACGGTACGGCCCGGGTCCTCGACGAACTGGCAGCGCTGCACCCCCGGCTGCGTGTCGTCCACCGCACGGTCAACAGCGGCGGCTGCGGCACCCCCCGCAACGACGGCTTCCGGGCCGTCACCGCGCCCGTCGTGATATTCCTCGACAGCGACGACGTCCTGCCCGAGGGCGCGGCCGAGACGTTGGTGGCGGCGGCCGAGCGCCATGGCGCCCCCGTCGCGGTCGGCGCCTGCGTGCGGCGCGAGCTGCCCGAGGGCCGCGATGTGCGCTGGCAGCCCGCGCTCTACCGCGAGCCCGCCGTCCTCGAGACCGCGGACGACCTCCTGCCACTCGTGCACGACACGCTCTGCGTCAACAAGGTCTACGACCGCGCGTTCCTCGCCGAGCACGGCATCCGCTTCCCCGACGGCCGCTGCGTCTACGAGGACTTCCTCTTCACCGCCCGCGTCCTGGCCGCCGCCCCGCGCGTCGCGGTCGTCCCCGACACCGTCTACATCTGGCATGTGCGCCGCGCCACCGCCCGGCTGTCCATCTCCCTCGACCGGGACGGCATCGCCAACTGGCAGGCCCGGATCGGAGCCCACCGCACCGCCGTGGAGACCTTCGAGGCGGCCGGCCGCAAGGAACTCGCCTCCGCCTGCCGCACCAAGTTCCTCGAACACGACCTGCGCCTGTACGCCCGTGACCTGAGGTCGCACGACGTCGCGTACCGCACCGCGTGGTGGGAGCTCACCCGCGCGTACCTCGGGACCTTCGGGGAGGGCGAGATCGCCGCCGCGGCCGCGCCCGCCCGCTGGGCCGCCCGGTTCGTCCTGGCCGCCGAGGAGCCGCGGGACCTGGAGCGGCTCTCCCGGCTCACCGCCGACCCCGCCCGGCTGCTGCCGCCCCACGCCCTGAGCGGCGGGGGCGTCGCCGTCTGGTCCGAGGACCTCCCCGTGGAGCTGGACGGCCTGGACGCGCTGCCGCTCGACGGCCTCCCGCTGCTCGTCGACGGTGACCTGCGCGCCGGAGCGACGGGCGGCGCGGGCGCGGGTGTGGGCGGCGAACTGCGGTTCACCGTCCGCGACCTGTACGGACGGCTGAGCGCCGCCGTTCCCCGTACCGCGCGGGTCGACTTCCTGCCCCGGGGCGCCGACACCCCCGCCCGTACCGCCCGTACCGAGCTGACCGAGGGAGCCGGCGGCTGGTCCGGCCGTGTCCCCGCCGGACTCACCGGCCTGGCCCGCGAGGGCCGCCGCGGGGGGAACCGGGGCGTCCAGCTCTGGGACGTCCGGGCCACGGTGACCTGTGCGGACGGCGCGGTCTTCACGACGGCGCTCCGACTGCCGGCGGAACGGCAGCGTCGGTCGCTCGTGCCGAGCAGCCGGTACGGTGTACTGCTGGTGCGGCAGTACACGACGGCGAACGGATCGCTGGCGGTACGGCTCGCACCGGGTGTCCGTGACGGGCTCCGGGCGATCGGGGCAAAACTCCGCAGGATCTCCCGTAGCTCTCATTGA
- a CDS encoding Rne/Rng family ribonuclease, translating into MLESNEDTNAPGDKLPPRRRRRAASRPAGPPVTGANAETAETTAATDGTETAAVEAAPAETETEAAPAPRARRRATRKATAPAAETTAPAAETPEPVVETPAAEAVATEAVEEAPEAAPARTRRRATRKATSPVTSSVAAEAPEEPAAVTQAEPAVEEAPEAAPARTRRRATRKATAPAGAPAAAEETVVVETAPAAEVAPAAEVAEEAAAPAPRTRRRATRKATSPEVTTEAAATGESLPTAAVAQIAAEEAEVTAAETAATRGRGRRRAASPQFTSEPAPARESRRAARPSVAVFQAPVFTEPMFQTPETAAAAAAAVPVEPEDEETVEEIELVEAEAEVEAEETPEPVERPEGSRRRRRRRGEPVAVEPVPATVADEPEVEAVADEVEEAEEAEETDEYEDRPSRRRRRGGRRRRRGELTEVEEAEEGEGPHAEDETDESEDGEEEHDEAEAFAGGSSSSRRRRRRRRRSGDAAADVEGTDEEGVRTVVKVREPRPAREKAEPGTGADEVQSIKGSTRLEAKKQRRREGREQGRRRVPIITEAEFLARREAVERVMVVRQSGERTQIGVLEDNVLVEHYVNKEQATSYVGNVYLGKVQNVLPSMEAAFVDIGKGRNAVLYAGEVNFEALGMGNGPRRIETALKSGQSVLVQVTKDPIGHKGARLTSQVSLPGRYLVYVPEGSMTGISRKLPDTERARLKTILKKIVPEDAGVIVRTAAEGASEDELRRDVERLQAQWEDIQKKAKSGNAPTLLYGEPDMTVRVVRDIFNEDFSKVIVSGDDAWETIHGYVHHVAPDLTDRLSKWTSEVDVFATYRIDEQLMKALDRKVWLPSGGSLVIDKTEAMIVVDVNTGKFTGQGGNLEETVTRNNLEAAEEIVRQLRLRDLGGIVVIDFIDMVLESNRDLVLRRLLECLGRDRTKHQVAEVTSLGLVQMTRKRVGQGLLESFSETCVHCNGRGVIVHMEQPTTAGGGGGGKRSKKRGRGGAEHVHEHEHAEATETGAETAEAETETEAEVAAELATPVALPEPIAADEELYGSIAEAEAAATRGRGRRRATRRVSAPAAARQVVETEAVEYESKPKAEPKPKPVAAPEPVVEPEPVVAPVAEAVVEPVAEPVVEETAAPAPRGRRRATRRVTSPVVSTTEPAAAPTVVEPVVETAPEPEPVVAPAAEAVAPVAEPVVEEAPVAAPPRARRRVVRKATAPAGSPSGAEEAAVVVVTTAPAEATETAPQAAEAEAEPAPVKKTAARKTAAKKTTAKKAATKKTAATKKTAAKKTTTKKAPAKKAAEKTAAPAQD; encoded by the coding sequence ATGCTCGAGTCCAACGAAGACACCAACGCCCCCGGTGACAAGCTGCCGCCGCGCCGCAGGCGCCGCGCCGCTTCCCGCCCCGCCGGTCCGCCGGTGACGGGTGCGAACGCCGAGACCGCAGAGACCACGGCGGCCACGGACGGCACCGAGACCGCGGCCGTGGAGGCCGCCCCGGCCGAGACCGAGACCGAGGCCGCACCCGCGCCGCGTGCCCGCCGCCGCGCCACCCGCAAGGCCACCGCACCGGCCGCCGAGACCACGGCACCCGCCGCGGAGACCCCGGAGCCGGTCGTGGAGACCCCCGCCGCCGAGGCCGTCGCCACGGAGGCCGTCGAGGAGGCCCCCGAGGCCGCCCCGGCCCGCACGCGCCGCCGCGCCACCCGTAAGGCCACTTCGCCGGTGACCTCCTCGGTCGCCGCCGAGGCCCCCGAAGAGCCCGCCGCGGTCACGCAGGCCGAGCCCGCCGTGGAGGAGGCCCCCGAGGCCGCCCCGGCCCGCACCCGCCGCCGTGCCACCCGTAAGGCCACCGCCCCGGCCGGCGCGCCCGCCGCCGCCGAGGAGACCGTGGTCGTCGAGACCGCTCCGGCCGCCGAGGTCGCCCCGGCCGCCGAGGTCGCGGAGGAGGCCGCCGCGCCCGCCCCGCGTACCCGCCGTCGTGCCACCCGTAAGGCCACCTCGCCCGAGGTGACCACCGAGGCCGCCGCCACCGGCGAGTCGCTGCCGACCGCCGCCGTCGCGCAGATCGCCGCCGAAGAGGCCGAGGTCACCGCCGCCGAGACCGCCGCCACCCGTGGCCGCGGCCGCCGCCGCGCGGCCTCCCCGCAGTTCACATCCGAGCCCGCCCCGGCCCGCGAGTCGCGCCGTGCCGCGCGCCCGTCCGTCGCCGTCTTCCAGGCGCCGGTCTTCACCGAGCCCATGTTCCAGACCCCGGAGACGGCCGCCGCGGCCGCGGCCGCCGTCCCGGTGGAGCCGGAGGACGAGGAGACGGTCGAGGAGATCGAGCTCGTCGAGGCCGAGGCCGAGGTCGAGGCCGAGGAGACCCCCGAGCCCGTCGAGCGCCCCGAGGGCTCCCGCCGCCGCCGTCGCCGCCGTGGCGAGCCGGTCGCCGTCGAGCCCGTCCCGGCCACCGTCGCCGACGAGCCCGAGGTCGAGGCCGTCGCCGACGAGGTCGAAGAGGCCGAGGAGGCCGAGGAGACGGACGAGTACGAGGACCGCCCGTCCCGTCGCCGCCGCCGCGGCGGCCGTCGCCGTCGTCGCGGTGAGCTCACCGAGGTCGAGGAGGCCGAGGAGGGCGAGGGCCCGCACGCGGAGGACGAGACCGACGAGTCCGAGGACGGCGAGGAGGAGCACGACGAGGCCGAGGCCTTCGCCGGCGGCTCCAGCAGCTCCCGTCGCCGTCGTCGCCGCCGCCGTCGCAGCGGGGACGCCGCCGCCGACGTCGAGGGCACCGACGAGGAAGGCGTCCGTACGGTCGTCAAGGTCCGCGAGCCCCGCCCGGCCCGTGAGAAGGCCGAGCCCGGCACCGGTGCCGACGAGGTCCAGTCCATCAAGGGCTCGACCCGCCTGGAGGCCAAGAAGCAGCGCCGCCGCGAGGGCCGCGAGCAGGGCCGCCGCCGCGTCCCGATCATCACCGAGGCCGAGTTCCTGGCCCGCCGCGAGGCCGTCGAGCGCGTCATGGTCGTCCGCCAGAGCGGCGAGCGCACCCAGATCGGCGTCCTGGAAGACAACGTGCTCGTCGAGCACTACGTCAACAAGGAGCAGGCCACCTCGTACGTCGGCAACGTCTACCTGGGCAAGGTCCAGAACGTCCTGCCGTCCATGGAGGCCGCCTTCGTCGACATCGGCAAGGGCCGCAACGCCGTCCTGTACGCCGGTGAGGTCAACTTCGAGGCGCTCGGCATGGGCAACGGCCCGCGCCGCATCGAGACCGCCCTCAAGTCCGGCCAGTCGGTCCTCGTCCAGGTGACGAAGGACCCGATCGGCCACAAGGGTGCCCGTCTGACCAGCCAGGTCTCGCTGCCCGGCCGCTACCTCGTGTACGTCCCCGAGGGCTCGATGACCGGCATCAGCCGCAAGCTCCCGGACACCGAGCGCGCCCGCCTCAAGACCATCCTCAAGAAGATCGTCCCCGAGGACGCGGGCGTCATCGTGCGCACCGCCGCCGAGGGCGCGAGCGAGGACGAGCTGCGCCGCGACGTCGAGCGACTGCAGGCGCAGTGGGAGGACATCCAGAAGAAGGCGAAGAGCGGCAACGCGCCGACGCTGCTCTACGGCGAGCCGGACATGACCGTCCGCGTCGTCCGCGACATCTTCAACGAGGACTTCTCCAAGGTCATCGTCAGCGGTGACGACGCATGGGAGACCATCCACGGGTACGTCCACCACGTCGCCCCGGACCTGACCGACCGTCTGTCCAAGTGGACGAGCGAGGTCGACGTCTTCGCGACGTACCGGATCGACGAGCAGCTCATGAAGGCGCTCGACCGCAAGGTCTGGCTGCCGAGCGGCGGCTCGCTGGTGATCGACAAGACCGAGGCGATGATCGTCGTCGACGTCAACACCGGCAAGTTCACCGGCCAGGGCGGCAACCTCGAAGAGACCGTGACGAGGAACAACCTCGAAGCGGCCGAGGAGATCGTGCGCCAGCTCCGCCTGCGCGACCTCGGCGGCATCGTCGTCATCGACTTCATCGACATGGTCCTGGAGTCCAACCGCGACCTGGTGCTGCGCCGCCTCCTGGAGTGCCTGGGCCGGGACCGGACCAAGCACCAGGTGGCCGAGGTCACCTCGCTCGGCCTGGTGCAGATGACCCGCAAGCGGGTCGGCCAGGGCCTCCTGGAGTCCTTCTCCGAGACCTGCGTCCACTGCAACGGCCGCGGTGTCATCGTGCACATGGAGCAGCCGACCACCGCCGGTGGCGGGGGCGGCGGCAAGCGCTCGAAGAAGCGCGGCCGCGGCGGCGCCGAGCACGTCCACGAGCACGAGCACGCCGAGGCCACGGAGACCGGGGCCGAGACCGCCGAGGCCGAGACCGAGACCGAGGCCGAGGTCGCCGCCGAGCTGGCCACCCCGGTGGCCCTGCCCGAGCCGATCGCCGCGGACGAGGAGCTGTACGGCTCCATCGCCGAGGCGGAGGCCGCCGCCACGCGCGGTCGTGGCCGTCGCCGGGCGACCCGCCGGGTGTCGGCGCCGGCCGCCGCGCGGCAGGTCGTGGAGACCGAGGCCGTCGAGTACGAGTCGAAGCCGAAGGCCGAGCCGAAGCCGAAGCCCGTCGCGGCGCCGGAGCCGGTCGTCGAGCCGGAGCCCGTCGTGGCCCCGGTCGCCGAGGCCGTCGTCGAGCCGGTCGCCGAGCCGGTGGTCGAGGAGACCGCCGCCCCGGCCCCGCGCGGCCGTCGCCGTGCCACCCGCAGGGTGACCTCCCCGGTCGTCTCGACCACGGAGCCGGCCGCCGCGCCGACCGTCGTCGAGCCGGTCGTCGAGACCGCCCCGGAGCCGGAGCCCGTCGTGGCGCCGGCCGCCGAAGCCGTGGCGCCGGTCGCCGAGCCCGTCGTCGAGGAGGCCCCCGTGGCCGCCCCGCCGCGGGCCCGCCGCCGGGTGGTCCGTAAGGCCACCGCTCCCGCCGGTTCGCCCTCGGGCGCCGAGGAGGCGGCCGTCGTCGTGGTGACCACGGCCCCGGCCGAGGCCACCGAGACGGCTCCGCAGGCCGCCGAGGCCGAGGCCGAGCCCGCCCCCGTCAAGAAGACGGCGGCGCGCAAGACCGCGGCGAAGAAGACCACGGCCAAGAAGGCCGCCACCAAGAAGACGGCGGCGACCAAGAAGACCGCGGCGAAGAAGACCACCACCAAGAAGGCCCCGGCCAAGAAGGCAGCGGAGAAGACCGCCGCCCCGGCCCAGGACTGA
- a CDS encoding glycosyltransferase, whose protein sequence is MTNETHGAPASPADGGRDIFIVANSVDEMGGVTTWTHQMARTFTDRGHRVHVIGIRPAPEGRGHDFPEPLPYPTTTLYDAHPPQVRSLRGLRGRLNAAERRRHAVRAAGMRERAERMTALFAAARPGAVVIVAQVWAMEWVSLADTKGLVVIGMSHESYAASAAASRLARVKRYYRDVDRLLVLTPGDADRWIRAGMDNVGHMPNALPFMPAAPVPRTEKAVVSVGRLSHEKGVDILLDSWAEIAHRHPDWTLRIYGAGDEEESLRQRTTALGLDGSVAWMGRTNDVLGALSRASVFAQASRAEGFPITLLEAMAAGVPCAAFDCAPGVREIIRDGEDGLLARLGNTVELGGRISTLITDKELRDRMGDAAFENVKRYSADRITDRWEALFAFLER, encoded by the coding sequence GTGACCAACGAGACCCATGGGGCGCCCGCGTCCCCCGCGGACGGCGGCCGTGACATCTTCATCGTCGCCAACAGCGTGGACGAGATGGGCGGGGTGACGACCTGGACGCACCAGATGGCCCGGACGTTCACCGACCGGGGCCACCGGGTGCACGTCATCGGGATCCGGCCGGCCCCCGAGGGACGCGGGCACGACTTCCCCGAGCCCTTGCCGTACCCCACCACCACGCTGTACGACGCGCACCCGCCGCAGGTCCGCTCGCTGCGCGGCCTCAGGGGCAGGCTCAACGCCGCCGAACGCCGTCGGCACGCGGTCCGCGCCGCCGGGATGCGGGAGCGGGCCGAGCGGATGACGGCCCTGTTCGCCGCCGCCCGGCCCGGGGCCGTGGTGATCGTGGCCCAGGTGTGGGCGATGGAATGGGTGTCCCTCGCCGACACCAAGGGCCTCGTCGTCATCGGCATGAGCCACGAGTCGTACGCCGCGAGCGCGGCCGCCTCCCGGCTCGCCCGGGTGAAGCGCTACTACCGGGACGTCGACCGGCTGCTCGTCCTCACCCCCGGCGACGCGGACCGCTGGATCCGGGCCGGCATGGACAACGTCGGCCACATGCCCAACGCCCTGCCCTTCATGCCCGCGGCCCCGGTGCCGCGCACCGAGAAGGCCGTCGTCTCCGTCGGCCGCCTCTCGCACGAGAAGGGCGTGGACATACTGCTCGACAGCTGGGCCGAGATCGCGCACCGCCACCCCGACTGGACGCTGCGGATCTACGGCGCCGGGGACGAGGAGGAGTCGCTGCGGCAGCGCACGACCGCCCTCGGTCTCGACGGCTCCGTCGCATGGATGGGGCGTACCAACGACGTCCTCGGGGCGCTCTCCCGGGCCTCGGTCTTCGCCCAGGCCTCGCGCGCCGAGGGCTTTCCGATCACCCTCCTGGAGGCGATGGCGGCCGGGGTGCCCTGCGCCGCGTTCGACTGCGCGCCGGGTGTCCGCGAGATCATCCGGGACGGCGAGGACGGTCTGCTGGCCCGGCTCGGCAACACCGTGGAACTCGGCGGCCGCATCAGCACGCTGATCACCGACAAGGAACTGCGGGACCGCATGGGCGACGCGGCCTTCGAGAACGTCAAGCGGTACTCCGCCGACCGGATCACCGATCGCTGGGAGGCGCTGTTCGCCTTCCTGGAACGCTGA
- the galE gene encoding UDP-glucose 4-epimerase GalE — MTYLITGGAGYIGSHVVRAMTQAGERVVVLDDLSTGYEERVPEGVPLVVGSTLDREVLDRTIAEHGVTGVVHLAAKKQVGESVELPLHYYRENIIGLTVLLEAVAAAGVRNFLFSSSAAVYGMPDVDLVTEETPCLPLSPYGETKLAGEWLVRAAGAAHGISTACLRYFNVAGAAAPELADTGVFNLVPMVFERLDAGEAPRIFGDDYATPDGTCIRDYIHVEDLADAHLVAARKLAEWAEAGEPRDLTVNIGRGEGVSVTEMVELINEITGHTTEPLVTPRRPGDPARVVAAADRIESELGWKARHDVRDMITSAWAGWVARRGASV; from the coding sequence ATGACTTATCTGATCACCGGTGGCGCCGGCTACATCGGCTCCCATGTCGTCCGTGCCATGACGCAGGCCGGCGAGCGGGTCGTCGTCCTCGACGACCTGTCCACGGGATACGAGGAGCGGGTGCCGGAAGGCGTCCCCCTGGTGGTCGGCTCCACGCTCGACCGCGAGGTGCTGGACCGCACGATCGCCGAGCACGGCGTGACCGGCGTCGTCCACCTCGCCGCGAAGAAGCAGGTCGGCGAGTCGGTCGAGCTGCCGCTGCACTACTACCGCGAGAACATCATCGGCCTCACGGTCCTCCTGGAGGCCGTCGCCGCCGCCGGCGTGCGGAACTTCCTCTTCTCCTCCTCCGCCGCCGTCTACGGCATGCCGGACGTCGACCTCGTCACCGAGGAGACCCCCTGCCTGCCGCTGAGCCCGTACGGCGAGACCAAGCTGGCCGGCGAGTGGCTGGTGCGCGCCGCGGGTGCGGCGCACGGCATCTCCACGGCCTGCCTGCGCTACTTCAACGTGGCCGGCGCGGCGGCCCCCGAGCTGGCCGACACCGGCGTCTTCAACCTGGTCCCGATGGTCTTCGAGCGCCTGGACGCGGGCGAGGCCCCGCGGATCTTCGGCGACGACTACGCGACGCCCGACGGCACCTGCATCCGTGACTACATCCACGTCGAGGACCTGGCCGACGCGCACCTCGTCGCCGCGCGCAAGCTCGCGGAGTGGGCCGAGGCGGGCGAGCCGCGCGACCTGACGGTCAACATCGGCCGTGGCGAGGGCGTCTCCGTCACCGAGATGGTCGAGCTGATCAACGAGATCACCGGTCACACCACCGAGCCGCTCGTCACCCCGCGCCGCCCCGGCGACCCCGCCCGGGTCGTCGCCGCCGCCGACCGCATCGAGTCGGAGCTGGGCTGGAAGGCCCGTCACGACGTGCGCGACATGATCACCTCGGCCTGGGCCGGCTGGGTCGCGCGCCGCGGCGCGTCGGTCTGA